The Dasypus novemcinctus isolate mDasNov1 chromosome 24, mDasNov1.1.hap2, whole genome shotgun sequence sequence TCTTTTGTCCCATTTTTTTATTACCTAAATGGCAATAATGTCGCTATGTGCATGATCAACCTTGAGCTACGATTCAATTTACTTTCAATCAAACATTAATGAAATTGCACTTAAGAGGGGACCCTTCGAAAATCAATCTTCCAAGATAAGTTCCACTTCCAAAAGGATTCATTGTTAAAGCTGGGTTGATATTCAGAGCTACAAACACCAACAAAGTTTCCAACTTTTAAAACTCTAAGAGCTTTGGTTAGGAACGTGGTGGACGTGGGCTCAGCCAGCTCTCCGCATAATGTAAGAAATTCTGGAATGAGCAGTCGGCAGTTCAAAGCCTCGGCCCTTGGGCTGTGGCTGTCTCCCACCCCGAGGTTCAGGTTCCCAGGACGCCCCTCTCCGTGGCAGGTTCGCTCTGGATCACCACGTACACAAGTCGCTTTCCGCACGTCTCCCCATCTGTTCTCGCAGTTCCTCGCGGACCCTTCGCGCCGCTGGTAGGACCCCGCCCCGGGGTCCCCGCGCGGTCACCACGTCCTGCCATAGAGCAGGTTGGCGCCCAGCACGCCGCCGCCGTAGTCTCCGGCGGCTGCGTCCAGGGCCGCCAGGCCGCTCCCCGGGCCGTGCAGCGCCGGCGGGCTGGGCGACAGCTCCTCGAGCTCGGGCGCCGGCGTCGGGGCTGGCGGCTGCGGGCCTGCGGGGCCGGGCGTCGGCGTGCCCGCGCCGTTCTGGCACGGCTTGCCGTCCTTGACCAGCACGGGCACCGCCACACGGCGCGGCgacggcgggggcggcggcgggccCAGGCCGCCTTCCTGCTGCAGCTGCTGCGCCGCCTTGTCCTTGGCCTGCCGCTTCATCTTGTAGCGGTGGTTCTGGAACCAGATCTTCACCTGCGTCGGCGTCAGGTGGATCATGCTGGCCAGGTGCTCGCGCTCGGGCGCCGACAGGTACTTCTGCTGCTTGAAGCGCCGCTCCAGCTCGTAGACCTGCGCTTGCGAGAAGAGCACGCGGCGCTTCCTTCGCGGCGCCGCCGCGGCCGCGTGTAGCGGCGCCAGCGACTTGGCGGCGTCCGCGATGCCCGTCAGCGACCCCATGCCGGCCACGTTCA is a genomic window containing:
- the NKX2-4 gene encoding homeobox protein Nkx-2.4 — its product is MSLSPKHTTPFSVSDILSPIEETYKKFGGAMDGAPPGLGAPLGAAAAAAAYRAPPPGPSSQAAAVAGMQPPHAMAGHNAAAAAAAAAAAAAAAATYHMPPGVSQFPHGAMGGYCNGGLGNMGELPAYPDGMRGGAAAATGWYGANPDPRYSSISRFMGPSAGVNVAGMGSLTGIADAAKSLAPLHAAAAAPRRKRRVLFSQAQVYELERRFKQQKYLSAPEREHLASMIHLTPTQVKIWFQNHRYKMKRQAKDKAAQQLQQEGGLGPPPPPPSPRRVAVPVLVKDGKPCQNGAGTPTPGPAGPQPPAPTPAPELEELSPSPPALHGPGSGLAALDAAAGDYGGGVLGANLLYGRTW